In the genome of Pyrobaculum islandicum DSM 4184, the window CTTGTCACGCAACATCTGCTCCACAGTAGGCACGTCCGTTTTTTGTCTTTCTAGAATTGTATCTGTGACAGTAAATACATATGCATTAGACCCAGCACCGCTTCCAAACGGCACAAGTAATATTTTGTCTCCGGGTTTGGCCATGTCAAGGATCTTGGCGAACCCCATTAATGCCGAGGCGTTATACGTATTGCCTATGTGTGTAACTACAATTCCTGGCTTTACCTTCTCTATAGGAATGTTTAACATCGATGCTACACGAACTGGAAATCTGCCATTTGGTTGATGAAATACCGCATATGTAAAGTCAGAGGGCTTATACCCATATTTTTCCATGAGACCTCTAGTAGCTCCTATAATGTGACGAAAATATGCAGGCTCCCCTGTAAAACCCTCTCCGTGCATAGGATATGGTGATCCCTCTCTTCTCCAAAAGTCGGGCGTATCCGATACAAACGAATACACAGCCTCCAGCTCTGCGACTATACCATCTCTCCCCACAATTAATGCAACCCCTCCACTGCTGGCAGAGTATTCTAAATGCTCGCCGGGCTCTCCTTGCGACGTATCCGCACCTACCGTCATACCATATTCAATTCTACCAGATTCTACAAGCCCCACAGCTGCCATTAGGCCCTCGCTACCTGCCTTACATGCAAATTCCATATCGACAGCAAACACGTTATTGCTAAGCCCCAACGCGTCTACTAGTATAGAAGATATTGGCTT includes:
- a CDS encoding hydroxymethylglutaryl-CoA synthase, which gives rise to MSRVGIVSWGAYIPKYRIRTEEVAKIWGDDPLRIVDLYLVDEKSVEGIDEDAVTIAVEAAKRALKRARIDPKRIGAIYVGTESKPYAVKPISSILVDALGLSNNVFAVDMEFACKAGSEGLMAAVGLVESGRIEYGMTVGADTSQGEPGEHLEYSASSGGVALIVGRDGIVAELEAVYSFVSDTPDFWRREGSPYPMHGEGFTGEPAYFRHIIGATRGLMEKYGYKPSDFTYAVFHQPNGRFPVRVASMLNIPIEKVKPGIVVTHIGNTYNASALMGFAKILDMAKPGDKILLVPFGSGAGSNAYVFTVTDTILERQKTDVPTVEQMLRDKIYIDYAQYLKMRKMIKLFE